In a genomic window of Streptomyces sp. NBC_01231:
- the rplR gene encoding 50S ribosomal protein L18, giving the protein MAYGQKILKGDAYKRAAIKRRHIRIRKSINGTAERPRLVVTRSNRHIVAQVIDDLKGHTLASASTLDTSIRGGEGDKSAQAKQVGALVAERAKAAGVEAVVFDRGGNQYAGRIAALADAAREAGLKF; this is encoded by the coding sequence ATGGCATACGGACAGAAGATCCTCAAGGGCGACGCCTACAAGCGCGCCGCGATCAAGCGCCGCCACATCCGGATTCGCAAGTCGATCAACGGTACGGCGGAGCGTCCTCGTCTGGTCGTGACCCGCTCGAACCGCCACATCGTGGCCCAGGTGATCGACGACCTCAAGGGTCACACCCTTGCGTCGGCGTCCACCCTGGACACCTCGATCCGCGGTGGCGAGGGCGACAAGTCCGCCCAGGCCAAGCAGGTCGGCGCCCTGGTTGCCGAGCGCGCCAAGGCCGCCGGTGTCGAGGCTGTCGTATTCGACCGTGGTGGCAACCAGTACGCCGGGCGCATCGCCGCCCTGGCGGACGCCGCCCGCGAAGCCGGGCTCAAGTTCTGA
- the rpsE gene encoding 30S ribosomal protein S5, producing the protein MAGPQRRGSGAGGGERRDRKGRDGGAAAAEKTAYVERVVAINRVAKVVKGGRRFSFTALVVVGDGDGTVGVGYGKAKEVPAAIAKGVEEAKKHFFKVPRIQGTIPHPITGEKAAGVVLLKPASPGTGVIAGGPVRAVLECAGIHDILSKSLGSSNAINIVHATVAALKGLQRPEEVAARRGLPLEDVAPAALLRARAGAGAA; encoded by the coding sequence ATGGCTGGACCCCAGCGCCGTGGAAGCGGTGCCGGTGGCGGCGAGCGGCGGGACCGGAAGGGCCGTGACGGCGGCGCTGCTGCCGCCGAGAAGACCGCGTACGTTGAGCGCGTTGTCGCGATCAACCGCGTCGCCAAGGTTGTGAAGGGTGGTCGTCGCTTCAGCTTCACCGCGCTGGTCGTGGTGGGCGACGGTGACGGCACCGTGGGTGTCGGTTACGGCAAGGCCAAGGAGGTGCCGGCCGCCATCGCCAAGGGTGTTGAGGAGGCCAAGAAGCACTTCTTCAAGGTCCCCCGTATCCAGGGCACCATCCCGCACCCGATCACGGGTGAGAAGGCTGCCGGCGTCGTGCTGCTCAAGCCCGCGTCCCCCGGTACCGGTGTTATCGCCGGTGGCCCGGTGCGTGCCGTGCTCGAGTGCGCCGGTATCCACGACATCCTGTCGAAGTCGCTCGGCTCGTCGAACGCGATCAACATCGTGCACGCGACCGTGGCGGCCCTGAAGGGCCTGCAGCGTCCCGAGGAGGTCGCGGCCCGCCGTGGCCTGCCGCTCGAGGACGTCGCTCCCGCGGCTCTGCTGCGTGCGCGTGCCGGGGCTGGTGCTGCGTAA
- the rpmD gene encoding 50S ribosomal protein L30, with product MAQLKITQTKSYIGSKQNHRDTLRSLGLKGINTQVVKEDRPEFRGMVHTVRHLVTVEEVD from the coding sequence ATGGCTCAGCTCAAGATCACGCAGACGAAGTCGTACATCGGCAGCAAGCAGAACCACCGTGACACCCTGCGTTCCCTTGGTCTCAAGGGCATCAACACGCAGGTCGTCAAGGAGGATCGTCCCGAGTTCCGCGGCATGGTGCACACCGTCCGCCACCTCGTGACGGTCGAGGAGGTCGACTGA
- the rplO gene encoding 50S ribosomal protein L15: MAENNPLKIHNLRPAPGAKTAKTRVGRGEASKGKTAGRGTKGTKARYQVPARFEGGQIPLHMRLPKLKGFKNPFKTEYQVVNLDKLGALYPEGGEVTVEGLVAKGAVRKNSLVKVLGQGEISVALQVTVDAVSGSAKEKITAAGGTVTELI, translated from the coding sequence ATGGCGGAGAACAACCCGCTCAAGATCCACAACCTCCGTCCCGCCCCGGGCGCCAAGACCGCCAAGACCCGTGTCGGTCGTGGTGAGGCGTCGAAGGGTAAGACGGCCGGTCGTGGTACCAAGGGCACGAAGGCCCGTTACCAGGTTCCGGCGCGCTTCGAGGGTGGGCAGATCCCCCTCCACATGCGTCTGCCGAAGCTCAAGGGCTTCAAGAACCCGTTCAAGACCGAGTACCAGGTCGTGAACCTCGACAAGCTGGGCGCGCTGTACCCCGAGGGTGGCGAGGTCACCGTCGAGGGCCTCGTGGCCAAGGGTGCCGTTCGCAAGAACAGCCTCGTCAAGGTCCTCGGCCAGGGCGAGATCTCCGTGGCGCTGCAGGTGACGGTTGACGCCGTCTCCGGCTCCGCCAAGGAGAAGATCACCGCCGCCGGCGGTACGGTCACCGAGCTCATCTGA
- the secY gene encoding preprotein translocase subunit SecY has protein sequence MLTAFARAFKTPDLRKKLLFTLGIIVVYRVGTHVPIPGVDYTAVQQCVDEASGNQGLFGLVNMFSGGALLQITIFALGIMPYITASIILQLLTVVIPRLEALKKEGQAGTAKITQYTRYLTVALAILQGTGLVATARSGALFSGCQVASSIVPDRAIFTTIVMVICMTAGTAVVMWLGELITDRGIGNGMSILMFISIAATFPSALWAIKKQGTLANGWIEFGTVIVVGLVMVGLVVFVEQAQRRIPVQYAKRMIGRRSYGGTSTYIPLKVNQAGVIPVIFASSLLYIPALVAQFSSGTSGWKTWIEGHLVKGNHPYYIASYFLLIVFFAFFYVAISFNPEEVADNMKKYGGFIPGIRAGRPTAEYLSYVLNRITWPGSLYLGLIALVPTMALVGFNASQNFPFGGTSILIIVGVGLETVKQIESQLQQRNYEGFLR, from the coding sequence GTGCTCACCGCGTTCGCCCGGGCGTTCAAGACGCCCGACCTGCGCAAGAAGCTGCTCTTCACTCTCGGCATCATCGTGGTCTACCGAGTCGGTACCCACGTTCCGATCCCGGGCGTCGATTACACGGCCGTCCAGCAGTGTGTGGACGAGGCGTCCGGCAACCAGGGCCTGTTCGGTCTGGTGAACATGTTCAGTGGTGGTGCGCTGCTCCAGATCACCATCTTCGCGCTGGGCATCATGCCGTACATCACGGCGAGCATCATCCTGCAGCTGCTGACCGTCGTGATTCCGCGTCTGGAAGCCCTCAAGAAGGAGGGACAGGCCGGCACCGCGAAGATCACGCAGTACACGCGGTACCTGACGGTGGCGCTCGCCATCCTGCAGGGCACCGGCCTCGTCGCCACCGCCCGCAGCGGCGCGCTGTTCAGCGGCTGCCAGGTCGCCAGCTCGATCGTCCCGGACCGTGCGATCTTCACCACCATCGTCATGGTCATCTGCATGACCGCCGGTACGGCCGTCGTCATGTGGCTCGGTGAGCTCATCACCGACCGCGGCATCGGCAACGGCATGTCGATCCTGATGTTCATCTCGATCGCGGCGACCTTCCCGTCCGCGCTGTGGGCCATCAAGAAGCAGGGCACCCTGGCCAACGGCTGGATCGAGTTCGGCACGGTCATCGTCGTCGGCCTGGTCATGGTCGGCCTGGTGGTCTTCGTCGAGCAGGCCCAGCGCCGCATCCCGGTGCAGTACGCGAAGCGGATGATCGGCCGCCGTTCCTACGGCGGCACGTCGACGTACATCCCGCTGAAGGTGAACCAGGCGGGTGTGATCCCCGTCATCTTCGCGTCGTCGCTGCTCTACATCCCGGCGCTGGTCGCGCAGTTCTCGAGCGGTACGTCGGGTTGGAAGACCTGGATCGAGGGGCACCTCGTCAAGGGGAACCACCCCTACTACATCGCCTCGTACTTCCTGTTGATCGTTTTCTTCGCGTTCTTCTACGTGGCGATCTCGTTCAACCCCGAGGAAGTCGCCGACAACATGAAGAAGTATGGTGGCTTCATCCCGGGCATCCGGGCTGGCCGACCGACCGCTGAGTACCTGTCGTACGTGCTCAACCGGATCACCTGGCCGGGTTCGCTGTATCTGGGTCTGATCGCTCTCGTACCGACAATGGCGTTGGTCGGGTTCAACGCGAGCCAGAACTTCCCGTTCGGTGGGACAAGCATCCTGATCATCGTGGGTGTCGGTCTCGAGACGGTGAAGCAGATCGAGAGCCAGCTCCAGCAGCGCAATTACGAAGGGTTCCTCCGCTGA
- a CDS encoding adenylate kinase: MRIVLVGPPGAGKGTQAAFLAQNLSIPHISTGDLFRANISKQTELGKLAKSYMDAGNLVPDEVTIGMAKDRMEQPDAENGFLLDGFPRNVSQAEALDEMLKSEGMKLDAVLDLEVPEEEVVKRIAGRRICRNDSAHVFHVSYKAPKQEGVCDVCGGELYQRDDDSEETVRTRLEVYHTQTEPIIDYYKAQGLVVTISALGKVEDVTGRAMEALKREDHVA, translated from the coding sequence ATGCGTATCGTCCTCGTCGGGCCGCCGGGTGCCGGTAAGGGAACGCAGGCCGCGTTCCTCGCGCAGAACCTGTCGATCCCGCACATCTCCACGGGCGACCTGTTCCGGGCCAACATCAGCAAGCAGACGGAACTCGGCAAACTGGCGAAGTCCTACATGGACGCGGGCAACCTGGTCCCGGACGAGGTCACCATCGGGATGGCCAAGGACCGCATGGAGCAGCCCGACGCGGAGAACGGCTTCCTGCTGGACGGCTTCCCGCGCAACGTGTCGCAGGCCGAGGCGCTGGACGAGATGCTGAAGTCCGAGGGCATGAAGCTGGACGCGGTGCTGGACCTCGAGGTCCCCGAGGAGGAGGTCGTCAAGCGGATCGCCGGCCGGCGTATCTGCCGCAACGACTCCGCGCACGTCTTCCACGTGTCGTACAAGGCGCCGAAGCAGGAAGGCGTCTGCGACGTCTGCGGCGGGGAGCTGTACCAGCGCGACGACGACTCCGAGGAGACCGTCCGTACGCGTCTGGAGGTCTACCACACGCAGACCGAGCCGATCATCGACTACTACAAGGCGCAGGGCCTGGTGGTCACGATCTCGGCACTCGGCAAGGTGGAGGACGTCACGGGGCGCGCCATGGAGGCGCTCAAGCGCGAGGACCACGTCGCGTAG
- the map gene encoding type I methionyl aminopeptidase codes for MVQIKSPEQIAKMREAGLVVAAIHAATREAAVPGATTRDLDQVARKVLAEHDAKPNFLGYGGFPATICTSVNEVVVHGIPSDEVVLKDGDVISIDCGAIIDGWHGDAAYTAFVGSGHAPELVELSRVTEESMWAGIAAMKPGNRLVDVSRAVETYIRRQPKPGGGRYGIIEDYGGHGIGTEMHMDPHLLNYVDRRRGKGPKLVPGFCLAIEPMVSLGTPKTEVLQDDWTVITTDGTWSSHWEHSVALTEEGPLVLTSPDGGKAKLAELGIVAAPDPLG; via the coding sequence ATGGTGCAGATCAAGTCCCCCGAGCAGATCGCCAAGATGCGTGAGGCGGGGTTGGTCGTCGCAGCCATCCATGCGGCGACGCGTGAGGCCGCGGTGCCCGGGGCCACGACCAGGGATCTGGACCAGGTCGCGCGCAAGGTGCTCGCAGAGCACGACGCGAAGCCGAACTTCCTCGGCTACGGCGGGTTCCCGGCGACCATCTGCACCTCGGTGAACGAGGTCGTCGTGCACGGCATCCCGTCCGACGAGGTCGTCCTCAAGGACGGCGACGTCATCTCCATCGACTGCGGCGCGATCATCGACGGTTGGCACGGTGACGCCGCCTACACGGCCTTCGTGGGCTCCGGGCACGCTCCTGAACTGGTCGAGCTCTCCCGGGTGACCGAGGAGTCGATGTGGGCCGGCATCGCGGCCATGAAGCCGGGCAACCGCCTCGTGGACGTCTCCCGGGCCGTCGAGACGTACATCCGCCGCCAGCCGAAGCCCGGCGGCGGCCGCTACGGCATCATCGAGGACTACGGCGGCCACGGCATCGGCACCGAGATGCACATGGACCCGCACCTCCTGAACTACGTCGACCGCCGCCGCGGCAAGGGCCCCAAGCTGGTCCCCGGCTTCTGCCTCGCCATCGAGCCGATGGTCTCCCTGGGCACCCCGAAGACGGAGGTCCTCCAGGACGACTGGACGGTCATCACCACCGACGGGACCTGGTCGTCCCACTGGGAGCACTCGGTGGCGCTGACGGAGGAGGGCCCGCTGGTGCTCACCTCTCCCGACGGGGGCAAGGCGAAGCTGGCCGAGCTGGGGATCGTGGCGGCTCCGGATCCGCTGGGCTGA
- the infA gene encoding translation initiation factor IF-1, translating into MAKKQGAIEIEGTVVESLPNAMFKVELQNGHQVLAHISGKMRMHYIRILPDDRVVVELSPYDLTRGRIVYRYK; encoded by the coding sequence GTGGCCAAGAAGCAAGGTGCCATCGAGATCGAGGGCACTGTCGTCGAGTCTCTTCCGAACGCCATGTTCAAGGTCGAGCTCCAGAACGGCCACCAGGTCCTGGCACACATCAGCGGCAAGATGCGTATGCACTACATCCGTATCCTCCCTGACGACCGGGTCGTGGTGGAGCTGTCTCCGTACGACCTGACGCGTGGCCGGATCGTCTACCGGTACAAGTAG
- the rpmJ gene encoding 50S ribosomal protein L36 yields the protein MKVKPSVKKICDKCRVIRRHGRVMVICDNPRHKQRQG from the coding sequence ATGAAGGTCAAGCCGAGCGTCAAGAAGATCTGCGACAAGTGCAGGGTGATCCGCCGTCACGGCCGGGTCATGGTCATTTGCGACAACCCGCGCCACAAGCAGCGCCAGGGCTGA
- the rpsM gene encoding 30S ribosomal protein S13: MARVSGVDIPREKRVEVALTYVFGIGRTLSQLTLAETGIDPNTRVRDLSEEQLVAIREYVDSNIKTEGDLRREIQADIRRKVEIGCYQGLRHRRGLPVRGQRTSTNARTRKGPRRAIAGKKKPGKK; the protein is encoded by the coding sequence ATGGCACGCGTTTCCGGTGTTGACATCCCGCGCGAAAAGCGTGTGGAGGTCGCCCTCACTTATGTGTTCGGCATCGGCCGGACCCTGTCCCAGCTGACGCTGGCCGAGACCGGCATCGACCCGAACACCCGCGTTCGCGACCTCTCCGAGGAGCAGCTCGTCGCGATTCGTGAGTACGTCGACAGCAACATCAAGACCGAGGGTGACCTCCGTCGCGAGATCCAGGCCGACATCCGCCGCAAGGTCGAGATCGGTTGCTACCAGGGTCTCCGTCACCGTCGTGGTCTGCCCGTCCGCGGTCAGCGCACCAGCACGAACGCCCGCACCCGCAAGGGCCCGCGTCGCGCCATCGCCGGCAAGAAGAAGCCGGGCAAGAAGTAG
- the rpsK gene encoding 30S ribosomal protein S11 has protein sequence MPPKGRQGAAKKVRRKEKKNVAHGHAHIKSTFNNTIVSITDPSGNVISWASAGHVGFKGSRKSTPFAAQMAAESAARRAQEHGMRKVDVFVKGPGSGRETAIRSLQATGLEVGSIQDVTPTPHNGCRPPKRRRV, from the coding sequence ATGCCCCCCAAGGGTCGTCAGGGCGCTGCCAAGAAGGTGCGCCGCAAGGAAAAGAAGAACGTCGCTCACGGTCACGCGCACATCAAGAGCACGTTCAACAACACCATCGTCTCGATCACGGACCCCTCGGGCAACGTGATCTCCTGGGCCTCCGCCGGCCACGTCGGCTTCAAGGGCTCGCGCAAGTCCACCCCCTTCGCCGCGCAGATGGCCGCCGAGTCGGCCGCCCGCCGCGCGCAGGAGCACGGCATGCGCAAGGTCGACGTCTTCGTCAAGGGTCCCGGCTCCGGCCGTGAGACCGCGATCCGCTCCCTCCAGGCCACCGGCCTCGAGGTCGGCTCGATCCAGGACGTCACCCCCACCCCGCACAACGGCTGCCGTCCGCCCAAGCGCCGCCGCGTCTGA
- a CDS encoding DNA-directed RNA polymerase subunit alpha, which produces MLIAQRPSLTEEVVDEFRSRFVIEPLEPGFGYTLGNSLRRTLLSSIPGAAVTSIRIDGVLHEFTTVPGVKEDVTDLILNIKQLVVSSEHDEPVVMYLRKQGPGLVTAADIAPPAGVEVHNPDLVLATLNGKGKLEMELTVERGRGYVSAVQNKQVGQEIGRIPVDSIYSPVLKVTYKVEATRVEQRTDFDKLIVDVETKQAMRPRDAMASAGKTLVELFGLARELNIDAEGIDMGPSPTDAALAADLALPIEELELTVRSYNCLKREGIHSVGELVARSEADLLDIRNFGAKSIDEVKAKLAGMGLALKDSPPGFDPTAAADAFGADDEDAGFVETEQY; this is translated from the coding sequence ATGCTGATCGCTCAGCGTCCCTCGTTGACCGAAGAGGTCGTCGACGAATTCCGCTCCCGGTTCGTGATCGAGCCGCTGGAGCCGGGCTTCGGTTACACCCTCGGCAACTCCCTCCGCCGTACCCTCCTGTCGTCCATCCCCGGTGCCGCTGTCACCAGCATCCGCATCGACGGCGTCCTGCACGAGTTCACCACCGTGCCGGGCGTCAAGGAGGACGTCACCGACCTGATCCTCAACATCAAGCAGCTGGTCGTCTCCTCGGAGCACGACGAGCCGGTCGTGATGTACCTGCGCAAGCAGGGCCCGGGTCTGGTCACCGCCGCCGACATCGCGCCCCCGGCCGGTGTCGAGGTCCACAACCCCGACCTCGTCCTCGCCACGCTCAACGGCAAGGGCAAGCTGGAGATGGAGCTGACGGTCGAGCGTGGCCGCGGTTACGTCTCCGCCGTGCAGAACAAGCAGGTGGGCCAGGAGATCGGCCGTATCCCGGTCGACTCCATCTACTCGCCCGTCCTGAAGGTCACGTACAAGGTCGAGGCCACGCGTGTCGAGCAGCGCACCGACTTCGACAAGCTGATCGTCGACGTCGAGACCAAGCAGGCGATGCGTCCGCGTGACGCCATGGCCTCCGCCGGTAAGACCCTGGTCGAGCTGTTCGGTCTCGCCCGCGAGCTGAACATCGACGCCGAGGGCATCGACATGGGCCCGTCCCCCACGGACGCCGCTCTGGCCGCTGATCTCGCCCTGCCGATCGAGGAGCTCGAGCTCACCGTTCGGTCGTACAACTGCCTCAAGCGTGAGGGCATCCACTCCGTGGGTGAGCTCGTGGCTCGTTCCGAGGCGGACCTGCTCGACATCCGTAACTTCGGTGCGAAGTCGATCGACGAGGTCAAGGCGAAGCTGGCGGGCATGGGCCTGGCGCTCAAGGACAGCCCGCCCGGATTCGACCCGACCGCCGCGGCGGACGCGTTCGGCGCGGACGACGAGGACGCCGGGTTCGTGGAGACCGAGCAGTACTAG
- the rplQ gene encoding 50S ribosomal protein L17 — MPKPTKGARLGGSAAHEKLLLANLAKQLFEHGRITTTEAKARKLRPYAERLVTKGKKGDLHNRRQVLQVITDKSIVHTLFTEIGPRYENRPGGYTRITKIGNRRGDNAPMAVIELVEALTVAQQATGEAEAATQRAAKDAEAAVETKAEETKADQAEDAAEESKDA, encoded by the coding sequence ATGCCGAAGCCCACCAAGGGTGCCCGTCTGGGCGGCAGCGCCGCGCACGAGAAGCTGCTTCTCGCGAACCTCGCGAAGCAGCTGTTCGAGCACGGCCGTATCACCACCACCGAGGCGAAGGCGCGCAAGCTGCGTCCGTACGCCGAGCGTCTGGTCACCAAGGGGAAGAAGGGCGACCTTCACAACCGCCGTCAGGTGCTCCAGGTGATCACGGACAAGAGCATCGTGCACACGCTCTTCACCGAGATCGGCCCGCGCTACGAGAACCGTCCCGGTGGCTACACCCGCATCACCAAGATCGGTAACCGTCGTGGCGACAACGCGCCCATGGCCGTCATCGAGCTGGTCGAGGCGCTGACCGTCGCGCAGCAGGCGACCGGTGAGGCCGAGGCCGCGACGCAGCGTGCCGCCAAGGACGCCGAGGCTGCGGTTGAGACCAAGGCCGAGGAGACCAAGGCCGACCAGGCCGAGGACGCTGCCGAGGAGTCCAAGGACGCGTAA
- the truA gene encoding tRNA pseudouridine(38-40) synthase TruA, producing MSDEAAAGYVRVRLDLSYDGSEFSGWAKQAGGRRTVQGEIEDALRTVTRSGETYELTVAGRTDAGVHARGQVAHVDLPREVWAEHHQKLLKRLAGRLPRDVRVWALREAPSGFNARFSAIWRRYAYRVTDNPGGVDPLLRSHVLWHDWPLDVDAMNGAAERLLGEHDFAAYCKKREGATTIRTLQELSLVKGQDGIITATVRADAFCHNMVRSLIGALLFVGDGHRGPDWPGKVLAAGVRDSAVHVVRPHGLTLEGVGYPADELLAARNKEARNKRSLPGAGCC from the coding sequence GTGAGTGATGAAGCAGCTGCCGGTTACGTCCGTGTCCGGCTTGATCTGTCGTACGACGGGAGTGAGTTCTCCGGGTGGGCCAAGCAGGCCGGGGGACGGCGGACCGTGCAGGGGGAGATCGAGGATGCTCTGCGGACGGTGACGCGGTCGGGGGAGACGTACGAGCTGACCGTGGCGGGGCGTACCGATGCCGGGGTACACGCTCGGGGGCAGGTTGCCCATGTCGATCTGCCGCGTGAGGTCTGGGCCGAGCACCACCAGAAGCTGCTGAAGCGGCTCGCCGGGCGGCTGCCCCGGGACGTCCGGGTCTGGGCCCTCAGGGAGGCGCCCAGTGGCTTCAACGCGCGGTTCTCGGCGATCTGGCGACGGTACGCGTACCGGGTCACCGACAACCCCGGAGGCGTCGACCCGCTGCTGCGGAGCCACGTGCTGTGGCACGACTGGCCGCTCGACGTGGACGCCATGAACGGGGCCGCCGAGCGACTGCTCGGGGAGCACGACTTCGCCGCCTACTGTAAGAAGCGGGAGGGCGCGACGACGATCCGTACGCTCCAGGAACTGAGTCTCGTGAAGGGCCAGGACGGGATCATCACCGCGACCGTGCGGGCCGACGCCTTCTGCCACAACATGGTGCGCTCGCTGATCGGGGCGCTGCTGTTCGTGGGGGACGGGCACCGCGGACCCGACTGGCCGGGGAAGGTGCTCGCGGCCGGCGTACGGGACTCGGCCGTGCATGTCGTACGGCCGCACGGGCTGACGCTGGAGGGGGTCGGCTACCCGGCCGACGAGCTGCTGGCCGCGCGCAACAAGGAGGCGCGGAACAAGCGGTCGTTGCCCGGGGCCGGCTGCTGCTGA
- a CDS encoding DUF2029 domain-containing protein — MSDRKSDISGWLVRRASRHLWVALAAVLGATAARTARLTSDGGMDNAIVVRAARTWWAGGSPYDDPHFLYLPGAVLAAAPQALLPEVALRALVPLVVTGCLVGGWVCALKLHRVPLRSRFAVLGLGASAVGFAPFGHLVLLGNWTATAALALPAALLLASRGRWVGAGAVIGTAIALKPLLAPMALLFLFARQWRGLAALVLLPALASVSAALLLPDPAGFVTRTLPFLLRGDDGFVRLYEASPAAVLPRLGMPESLAGLLAVLAAGAGVFAAYRRWCRADPGPLRLPETAAALMLSAFLVSRPSYDHYLVVVLPLLLAGLPYADAVARTPWLWLALIPQIPGLTWPYLETVQRRAFRDAVTLCVLAATVAVHCVRVPRPLGASGFGVAARGVRGADRVDVD, encoded by the coding sequence GTGAGCGACCGCAAAAGCGACATCTCCGGGTGGTTGGTACGAAGGGCCAGCCGCCATCTGTGGGTGGCGCTCGCGGCCGTACTGGGCGCGACGGCGGCCCGCACGGCCCGGCTGACCTCGGACGGAGGGATGGACAACGCGATCGTCGTCAGGGCCGCGCGCACCTGGTGGGCCGGTGGCTCCCCGTATGACGATCCACACTTCCTCTATCTGCCGGGCGCGGTACTCGCGGCGGCCCCGCAGGCCCTGCTGCCGGAGGTCGCGCTGCGGGCGCTGGTGCCGCTCGTGGTGACCGGCTGTCTGGTGGGCGGCTGGGTCTGCGCGCTCAAGCTGCACCGGGTGCCGCTGCGCAGCCGCTTCGCCGTCCTCGGCCTGGGGGCGTCGGCGGTGGGCTTCGCGCCCTTCGGGCATCTGGTCCTGCTGGGCAACTGGACGGCGACGGCCGCGCTGGCCCTGCCGGCGGCCCTGTTGCTGGCGAGCCGGGGGCGATGGGTGGGCGCGGGTGCCGTCATCGGTACGGCGATCGCGCTGAAGCCGCTGCTCGCCCCCATGGCGCTGCTGTTCCTGTTCGCGCGCCAGTGGCGGGGCCTGGCCGCGCTGGTCCTGCTCCCGGCGCTCGCCTCCGTGTCCGCCGCGCTGCTGCTGCCCGACCCGGCCGGCTTCGTCACCCGCACCCTGCCGTTCCTGCTGCGCGGCGACGACGGCTTCGTACGGCTCTACGAGGCGTCCCCGGCGGCGGTGCTGCCCCGGCTCGGAATGCCGGAGTCCCTGGCCGGGCTGCTCGCCGTGCTCGCGGCGGGCGCCGGGGTGTTCGCCGCGTACCGGCGCTGGTGTCGCGCCGATCCCGGCCCGCTGCGGCTGCCCGAGACGGCCGCGGCCCTGATGCTCTCGGCGTTCCTGGTGTCCCGGCCGTCGTACGACCACTATCTCGTCGTCGTCCTCCCGCTGCTGCTGGCCGGTCTGCCCTACGCGGACGCGGTCGCCCGCACCCCCTGGCTCTGGCTCGCCCTGATCCCGCAGATCCCTGGCCTGACCTGGCCCTATCTGGAGACGGTGCAGCGCCGCGCCTTCCGGGACGCGGTCACCCTGTGTGTCCTGGCCGCCACGGTCGCCGTCCACTGCGTCCGCGTCCCGCGGCCGCTCGGCGCGTCCGGTTTCGGCGTCGCCGCGCGAGGGGTGCGAGGGGCCGATCGGGTGGACGTAGACTGA
- the rplM gene encoding 50S ribosomal protein L13, which translates to MRTYSPKPGDVTRQWHVIDAQDIVLGRLATTAASLLRGKHKPIYAPHVDTGDFVIIINADKVHLSGNKRTQKMAYRHSGYPGGLRSVRYDELLDKNPEKAVEKAVKGMLPKNTLGRQMLSKLKVYKGDVHPHAAQQPVPFEITQVAQ; encoded by the coding sequence GTGCGTACGTACAGCCCCAAGCCCGGCGATGTGACGCGCCAGTGGCACGTCATCGACGCTCAGGACATCGTCCTGGGCCGTCTCGCCACCACCGCCGCGTCCCTTCTCCGGGGCAAGCACAAGCCGATCTACGCTCCCCACGTCGACACCGGTGACTTCGTCATCATCATCAACGCCGACAAGGTGCACCTGTCCGGCAACAAGCGGACCCAGAAGATGGCGTACCGCCACTCCGGTTACCCGGGTGGCCTGCGCTCCGTCCGTTACGACGAGCTGCTCGACAAGAACCCCGAGAAGGCCGTCGAGAAGGCCGTCAAGGGCATGCTCCCCAAGAACACGCTGGGCCGTCAGATGCTCTCGAAGCTGAAGGTCTACAAGGGTGACGTGCACCCGCACGCTGCGCAGCAGCCGGTGCCGTTCGAGATCACCCAGGTCGCGCAGTAG
- the rpsI gene encoding 30S ribosomal protein S9, translated as MAETTVEQPVEETESETVDIESYTTESEVPVEGEYTSESLAGRFGDPQPAAGLGRRKNAIARVRIVPGTGKWKVNGRTLEDYFPNKVHQQEVNEPFKVLELDGRYDVIARISGGGVSGQAGALRLGVARALNEADVDNNRGALKKAGYLKRDDRAVERKKAGLKKARKAPQYSKR; from the coding sequence GTGGCCGAGACCACTGTTGAGCAGCCGGTCGAAGAGACCGAGTCCGAGACCGTCGACATCGAGAGCTACACCACCGAGTCCGAGGTCCCCGTCGAGGGTGAGTACACCTCGGAGTCCCTCGCCGGCCGCTTCGGCGACCCGCAGCCGGCCGCCGGCCTGGGCCGTCGCAAGAACGCCATCGCGCGCGTTCGCATCGTGCCCGGCACCGGCAAGTGGAAGGTCAACGGGCGCACGCTCGAGGACTACTTCCCGAACAAGGTCCACCAGCAGGAAGTCAACGAGCCCTTCAAGGTGCTCGAGCTCGACGGCCGCTACGACGTCATCGCCCGCATCTCGGGTGGCGGCGTCTCCGGTCAGGCCGGTGCCCTGCGCCTCGGCGTGGCCCGCGCGCTGAACGAGGCCGACGTGGACAACAACCGCGGCGCCCTCAAGAAGGCCGGCTACCTCAAGCGTGACGACCGTGCGGTCGAGCGCAAGAAGGCCGGTCTCAAGAAGGCCCGCAAGGCCCCGCAGTACAGCAAGCGTTAA